A DNA window from Vanessa tameamea isolate UH-Manoa-2023 chromosome 24, ilVanTame1 primary haplotype, whole genome shotgun sequence contains the following coding sequences:
- the LOC113396008 gene encoding transcription factor BTF3 homolog 4-like has translation MNTEKLKKLQSQVRIGGKGTPRRKKKVVHATAATDDKKLQSSLKKLSVNTIPGIEEVNMIKDDGTVIHFNNPKAQASLAANTFAITGHGENKQIAEMLPGILSQLGPEGLNQLKKIASSVAPPKPLDEDDEVPNLVGNFDEASKQEAKEVVTEDKEKEKEKEKKPETETKASDKKVD, from the coding sequence ATGAACACCGAGAAACTCAAAAAATTGCAGTCACAAGTCCGCATAGGCGGCAAGGGAACTCCGAGGCGTAAGAAGAAGGTCGTCCATGCGACCGCCGCCACAGATGACAAGAAACTGCAATCATCTCTTAAGAAATTATCAGTAAACACTATCCCCGGCATTGAGGAAGTGAATATGATAAAAGATGACGGCAcagtaatacattttaacaacCCGAAAGCTCAGGCATCGCTTGCAGCGAACACTTTCGCTATTACCGGTCATGGAGAGAATAAGCAAATAGCTGAGATGCTCCCCGGTATTCTGAGTCAACTGGGACCTGAAGGGTTAAATCAGTTAAAGAAAATCGCGTCGAGTGTGGCGCCGCCGAAACCTCTCGACGAGGACGACGAAGTACCTAACCTCGTTGGTAATTTTGATGAAGCGTCAAAGCAGGAAGCTAAGGAGGTAGTCACTGAGGATAAGGAAAAGGAAAAAGAAAAGGAAAAGAAACCAGAAACAGAAACCAAAGCCTCGGACAAAAAAGTTGATTAA
- the LOC113396007 gene encoding TGF-beta-activated kinase 1 and MAP3K7-binding protein 1-like, with protein MIARPWTDDLPKCRNTCVASYFSPLDGNPSSNDDYFCFYCHTEDNSCLYGVFEPHNGLDAARFIMQRMAAEILFAPPSSSNTDEEIREKLRNAFVSVENAYIENYDGMIAERTSLQYRLQILKGHTQSTQMSDNILFRLKEIDQHLSGGATVVIALVHNNKLYVANVGETRALLCRTDDNSVLRVVQLTVDHSLNNEDELLRLSQLGLDVNKLRNAQYLGNQTGTRCLGNYLVKGLYKAFPTISAASSEPVVAAPEIHGPIALDESCRFLVLVSAGVYKRIQEVRGNSEQTNKQLSQIIVENFRKQSEFKRVSQSVLEEIEEEFLSYCLKNSLTPKPNTHVTLLIRNFNFLPPIPQNDAINTVQKQNASVRFNPIVQSKSNTFLNEMDSEPYSPGSNDFDKNDSNIDTNRSIESSSDIYPIRPYDKDRRIKGYVDFSCYYENVEKARKNGTLPSFIK; from the exons ATGATTGCGAGACCTTGGACGGATGATTTACCGAAATGTCGGAATACTTGCGTAGCGTCCTATTTCTCCCCATTAGATGGAAATCCAAGTTCAAATGacgattatttttgtttttattgtcacACAGAAGATAATTC ATGCCTATATGGAGTGTTTGAGCCCCACAATGGATTGGATGCAGCGAGGTTTATCATGCAGCGAATGGCTGCTGAGATTTTATTTGCTCCACCGTCGAGTAGCAATACTGATGAAGAAATTAGAGAAAAATTAAG gaATGCTTTTGTGTCCGTGGAGAACGCGTACATAGAGAACTATGATGGCATGATCGCTGAACGAACGAGCTTACAATACAGGCTTCAGATATTAAAAGGGCACACGCAATCAACAcag ATGTCTGATAACATACTTTTTCGTTTAAAAGAAATTGACCAACACCTCTCCGGAGGGGCCACTGTTGTTATAGCCCTCGTACACAACAATAAGTTGTATGTTGCTAATGTTGGTGAGACCCGAGCGTTGTTATGCAGGACCGATGATAACTCAGTGTTGAGAGTTGTACAGCTGACCGTTGATCACAGTTTGAACAATGAGGATGAATTATTGAGGCTTTCACAGCTGGGTTTAGATGTGAATAAACTTAGAAACG CACAATACCTAGGCAATCAGACTGGAACAAGATGCCTAGGTAACTACCTAGTGAAAGGGCTGTACAAAGCCTTCCCAACTATAAGCGCTGCTTCTTCAGAACCAGTGGTAGCAGCTCCTGAGATACATGGACCTATTGCTTTAGACGAATCTTGCAG ATTCCTCGTCCTAGTCAGTGCTGGTGTTTACAAACGCATACAAGAAGTTCGGGGTAACAGCGAACAGACGAATAAACAACTGTCCCAAATTATAGTAGAGAACTTCCGGAAGCAATCAGAATTCAAAAGAGTCAGTCAATCCGTTCTAGAAGAAATTGAAGAAGAATTCTTATCTTACTGTTTAAAGAATAGCTTAACGCCTAAACCGAATACCCATGTTACTTTATTGATACGTAATTTCAATTTCCTCCCCCCCATCCCCCAAAATGATGCAATAAATACGGTTCAGAAACAAAACGCATCTGTCAGATTCAATCCGATCGTTCAATCTAAATCAAATACGTTTTTGAACGAAATGGATTCTGAACCGTACTCGCCTGGATCGAATGATTTCGATAAAAACGATTCGAATATCGATACGAATCGATCAATCGAATCGTCATCCGATATATATCCTATTAGACCATATGATAAGGACAGACGAATTAAAGGTTATGTAGACTTTTCttgttattatgaaaatgtCGAAAAGGCCAGGAAAAATGGTACTTTGcctagttttattaaatag
- the LOC113396024 gene encoding 26S proteasome regulatory subunit 10B: MATDSMREKAFQDYRKKLMEHKEVESRLKDMREQLKDLTKQYDKSENDLKALQSVGQIVGEVLKQLTEEKFIVKATNGPRYVVGCRRQLDKNKLKGGTRVALDMTTLTIMRHLPREVDPLVYNMSHEDPGDVTYSAIGGLQEQIRQLREVIELPLMNPELFVRVGITPPKGCLLYGPPGTGKTLLARAVASQLDANFLKVVSSAIVDKYIGESARLIREMFNYARDHQPCIIFMDEIDAIGGRRFSEGTSADREIQRTLMELLNQMDGFDSLGQVKIIMATNRPDTLDPALLRPGRLDRKIEIPLPNEQARLEILKIHAAPIAKHGEMDYEAVVKLSDTFNGADLRNVCTEAGLFAIRAEREYIIQEDLMKAVRKVADNKKLESKLDYKPV, encoded by the exons atggcAACGGATTCAATGAGAGAAAAGGCTTTTCAAGATTATCGGAAGAAGTTAATGGAACACAAAGAAGTCGAATCAAGATTAAAAGACA tgCGTGAACAATTGAAAGATTTAACGAAACAATACGACAAAAGTGAGAACGACCTAAAAGCTTTACAAAGTGTCGGACAGATTGTTGGTGAAGTTCTCAAACAATTAACAGAAGAAAAAT TCATTGTAAAGGCTACAAATGGTCCACGGTATGTAGTGGGCTGCCGTCGTCAATTGGACAAGAATAAGCTAAAAGGTGGCACCAGAGTTGCTTTGGATATGACCACACTGACAATCATGAGGCATTTACCACGAGAG GTTGATCCCCTTGTGTACAACATGAGCCACGAAGATCCGGGTGACGTCACATACTCTGCTATCGGTGGACTGCAGGAACAGATCAGACAGCTGAGAGAA GTAATAGAGCTGCCTCTGATGAATCCAGAATTATTCGTCCGAGTTGGTATTACACCACCAAAGGGATGTTTGCTATATGGACCGCCTGGTACCGGTAAAACCTTGCTGGCAAGAGCGGTTGCATCACAGCTGGATGCTAATTTCTTAAAG gtAGTTTCATCGGCCATTGTGGACAAGTACATCGGTGAGTCAGCTCGGCTCATCCGAGAGATGTTCAACTACGCTCGCGACCACCAGCCCTGTATCATATTCATGGACGAGATTGATGCTATCG GTGGTAGACGTTTCTCTGAGGGCACAAGCGCTGACCGTGAGATCCAGCGTACACTGATGGAGCTTCTAAACCAGATGGACGGCTTCGACTCCCTCGGTCAGGTCAAGATCATCATGGCCACAAACCGCCCAGATACCCTCGACCCCGCCCTCCTGCGTCCCGGAAGACTGGACAGGAAGATTGAGATTCCTCTGCCGAATGAACAGGCTCG GCTGGAGATTCTGAAGATCCACGCGGCGCCCATCGCGAAGCACGGGGAGATGGACTACGAGGCCGTCGTGAAACTCTCAGACACCTTCAACGGAGCCGACCTGCGCAACGTGTGCACGGAGGCCGGCCTCTTCGCCATTCGCGCCGAGAGGGAATACATTATACAg GAGGACCTCATGAAGGCTGTACGAAAGGTGGCCGATAACAAAAAACTTGAAAGCAAATTGGATTACAAGCCGgtgtaa